The following are from one region of the Salmo trutta chromosome 22, fSalTru1.1, whole genome shotgun sequence genome:
- the LOC115158982 gene encoding uncharacterized protein LOC115158982 isoform X1, producing MGNVWESNLCVHPTNPSAIRMILRRVGFPGSSQKAVWSPVLSQSAVHHVEASANASHDLSCPLTVELLKARNLYIPWLKDSPPVNQEVSQLKRPKLSCPKLTQLSQGAVQHVEAGAKASQVSSYLSWKRLKDFIAEQKKVSQPKRPKLDPRIRASKDPSPLRQKQQRQRKRPADKVYNSRGCTRAAKKDISGDLAQLKPGQSTGDAWNNTDTGSGFLRRLETRAEEPGRLEVMKNLTGLWGSTAQGQPQPTPRANRLSPSLAQYLASTVTPRTFDLQIMGMTSDLMDFLDMPEERLSIELWDLGEGTGDQRYKANWQFSGEHGNVLMEGIWLQKDDNW from the exons ATGGGCAAC GTTTGGGAGTCCAACCTGTGTGTCCACCCCACAAATCCCTCAGCAATCAGGATGATCCTGAGAAGGGTTGGTTTTCCAGGCTCATCTCAGAAGGCTGTGTGGAGTCCTGTGCTGTCCCAGAGTGCTGTACACCATGTGGAGGCCAGTGCCAATGCCAGTCATGACCTTTCCTGCCCCCTGACAGTGGAGCTGTTGAAGGCAAGAAATCTTTACATTCCTTGGTTGAAGGATAGTCCTCCTGTCAATCAGGAAGTGAGCCAGCTCAAGAGGCCTAAACTGTCATGCCCCAAGTTGACCCAGCTGTCCCAGGGTGCTGTGCAGCATGTGGAGGCCGGTGCCAAAGCCAGTCAGGTATCCTCGTACCTTTCTTGGAAGAGGCTGAAGGATTTTATTGCGGAACAGAAGAAGGTGAGCCAGCCCAAGAGGCCTAAACTGGACCCCAGAATCAGAGCCTCCAAGGACCCCAGCCCACTACGACAGAAGCAGCAGCGACAGAGGAAGAGGCCAGCCGATAAGGTGTATAACAGCAGGGGGTGCACGAGAGCAGCCAAGAAGGACATCTCTGGAGATCTGGCCCAGCTCAAGCCTGGTCAGTCCACAGGAGACGCCTGGAACAATACAGACACTGG CTCTGGTTTCCTGCGAAGACTAGAAACAAG AGCTGAGGAACCTGGTCGTCTGGAGGTTATGAAGAACCTGACAGGCCTGTGGGGCAGCACTGCGCAAGGCCAGCCTCAGCCGACTCCACGAGCCAACCGTCTCAGCCCCTCCCTGGCCCAGTACTTAGCCTCCACTGTCACACCGAGGACCTTTGACCTCCAGATAATGGGCATGACCTCTGACCTAATGGACTTCTTGGACATGCCCGAGGAGAGACTGTCTATAGAGCTTTGGGACCTCGGGGAGGGCACAGGGGACCAGCGCTACAAAGCCAACTGGCAATTCTCCGGAGAGCACGGCAATGTGCTGATGGAGGGAATCTGGCTCCAGAAAGACGACAACTGGTGA
- the LOC115158982 gene encoding uncharacterized protein LOC115158982 isoform X2, translating into MGNVWESNLCVHPTNPSAIRMILRRVGFPGSSQKAVWSPVLSQSAVHHVEASANASHDLSCPLTVELLKARNLYIPWLKDSPPVNQEVSQLKRPKLSCPKLTQLSQGAVQHVEAGAKASQVSSYLSWKRLKDFIAEQKKVSQPKRPKLDPRIRASKDPSPLRQKQQRQRKRPADKVYNSRGCTRAAKKDISGDLAQLKPGQSTGDAWNNTDTGAEEPGRLEVMKNLTGLWGSTAQGQPQPTPRANRLSPSLAQYLASTVTPRTFDLQIMGMTSDLMDFLDMPEERLSIELWDLGEGTGDQRYKANWQFSGEHGNVLMEGIWLQKDDNW; encoded by the exons ATGGGCAAC GTTTGGGAGTCCAACCTGTGTGTCCACCCCACAAATCCCTCAGCAATCAGGATGATCCTGAGAAGGGTTGGTTTTCCAGGCTCATCTCAGAAGGCTGTGTGGAGTCCTGTGCTGTCCCAGAGTGCTGTACACCATGTGGAGGCCAGTGCCAATGCCAGTCATGACCTTTCCTGCCCCCTGACAGTGGAGCTGTTGAAGGCAAGAAATCTTTACATTCCTTGGTTGAAGGATAGTCCTCCTGTCAATCAGGAAGTGAGCCAGCTCAAGAGGCCTAAACTGTCATGCCCCAAGTTGACCCAGCTGTCCCAGGGTGCTGTGCAGCATGTGGAGGCCGGTGCCAAAGCCAGTCAGGTATCCTCGTACCTTTCTTGGAAGAGGCTGAAGGATTTTATTGCGGAACAGAAGAAGGTGAGCCAGCCCAAGAGGCCTAAACTGGACCCCAGAATCAGAGCCTCCAAGGACCCCAGCCCACTACGACAGAAGCAGCAGCGACAGAGGAAGAGGCCAGCCGATAAGGTGTATAACAGCAGGGGGTGCACGAGAGCAGCCAAGAAGGACATCTCTGGAGATCTGGCCCAGCTCAAGCCTGGTCAGTCCACAGGAGACGCCTGGAACAATACAGACACTGG AGCTGAGGAACCTGGTCGTCTGGAGGTTATGAAGAACCTGACAGGCCTGTGGGGCAGCACTGCGCAAGGCCAGCCTCAGCCGACTCCACGAGCCAACCGTCTCAGCCCCTCCCTGGCCCAGTACTTAGCCTCCACTGTCACACCGAGGACCTTTGACCTCCAGATAATGGGCATGACCTCTGACCTAATGGACTTCTTGGACATGCCCGAGGAGAGACTGTCTATAGAGCTTTGGGACCTCGGGGAGGGCACAGGGGACCAGCGCTACAAAGCCAACTGGCAATTCTCCGGAGAGCACGGCAATGTGCTGATGGAGGGAATCTGGCTCCAGAAAGACGACAACTGGTGA
- the LOC115158001 gene encoding galectin-3-binding protein A isoform X2, translated as MSGEYCLISCVLLLMVSLSVGVQDGDMRLVGGELAVEGRVEIYYNGQWGTVCDDNWDIAEAQVVCRYLNYPGALTAVVGGIYGQGSGPIWMDDLNCEGTEKDLSHCLFKGWGVTDCQHAEDAGVVCERESSRNNSRVYTLDHNTGLGNRMGALFDSGRDCDFDIMVRVSNSTVETICVHKLIVTLDPNASILNATQEENLSNLNLDVSLNCRPHVTDFLRYLYTWQINVTMSSAQCIHKMASNWGLKQLQEAAGRLFTWLLPDDASFQTQTSLYEYSVHTGDPVLQETCLRYLAWNCESLIRSPAWTGLALGTVKTLLARSDVVVPDEAFLLKGLEDWVLEQGNSSTHEDQVAILDHIRFPMIAAEDLFNLKAKSELYMDQQERYNAGMLQGFQFNALPFQTLAGGLLLKKVEYTPRIYTGKPWSFTFSSKDVTTFRYIGHYSHSGQNLNSLSANFDSPVHNSAFFSLFKKLNWNTRVFIHNHECSNSGVHCPSLPMVSLTAQNNRELPQEYQDSIRYLNKVVLMCEGEFVFHVQDFASTIGNGGNQAQIPANITAGQAYPCHSDQFSYRVVVQPVYTTEIKEN; from the exons ATGTCAGGGGAGTATTGCCTAATTTCCTGTGTCCTTCTGCTCATGGTCAGCTTGTCTGTGG GGGTACAGGATGGGGACATGAGGCTGGTGGGGGGTGAGCTGGCCGTGGAGGGCCGTGTGGAGATCTACTATAATGGACAGTGGGGGACCGTGTGTGATGACAACTGGGACATTGCTGAGGCACAGGTGGTGTGTCGCTATCTCAACTACCCTGGTGCTCTCACTGCTGTGGTAGGTGGGATATACGGACAAG GATCTGGTCCTATCTGGATGGATGATCTAAACTGTGAGGGGACAGAGAAAGACTTGTCCCACTGTCTCTTCAAAGGCTGGGGGGTTACTGACTGTCAACATGCTGAGGATGCCGGTGTGGTCTGTGAAAGAG AATCGTCTCGGAATAACAGTCGCGTCTACACCCTGGACCACAACACAGGCCTCGGTAACCGCATGGGGGCGCTGTTTGACAGTGGACGCGACTGCGACTTTGACATCATGGTGCGGGTTTCAAACAGCACTGTGGAAACCATCTGTGTTCACAAGCTGATTGTCACTCTGGACCCAAATGCCTCCATCTTAAACGCCACACAAGAGGAGAACCTCAGTAACCTCAACCTAGACGTCAGCCTCAACTGCCGGCCACATGTCACCGACTTCCTGAG GTATCTGTACACGTGGCAGATTAACGTGACCATGTCCTCTGCCCAGTGCATCCACAAGATGGCGTCCAACTGGGGTCTGAAGCAGCTTCAGGAGGCGGCAGGGAGGCTCTTCACCTGGCTGCTCCCCGATGATGCCTCCTTCCAGACCCAGACCTCTCTGTACGAGTACTCAGTCCACACAGGCGACCCAGTTCTGCAGGAAACCTGTCTGCGCTACCTTGCCTGGAACTGTGAGTCACTGATCCGTTCCCCAGCCTGGACTGGTCTTGCCCTGGGCACAGTAAAGACCCTTCTAGCCCGTTCAGACGTGGTAGTGCCAGATGAGGCCTTCCTCCTAAAGGGTTTGGAGGACTGGGTGTTGGAACAGGGTAACTCGTCCACCCACGAAGACCAGGTCGCCATTTTGGACCACATCCGTTTTCCCATGATCGCTGCTGAAGATTTGTTCAACCTCAAAGCCAAGTCTGAACTGTACATGGACCAACAAGAGCGTTATAATGCCGGCATGTTGCAGGGCTTTCAGTTCAATGCACTACCCTTCCAGACGCTAGCTGGGGGCCTCCTCCTTAAAAAGGTGGAATACACACCCAGGATCTACACTGGCAAGCCATGGAGCTTCACTTTCAGCTCAAAGGATGTCACCACGTTCCGATACATCGGACACTATTCCCACTCAGGCCAGAACCTCAACAGCCTCAGTGCCAACTTTGACAGCCCTGTGCACAACAGTGCCTTTTTTTCCCTATTCAAAAAGCTAAACTGGAACACCAGGGTCTTTATCCACAACCATGAATGCTCAAACAGCGGTGTCCACTGTCCGTCGCTGCCGATGGTCTCGCTAACTGCCCAGAATAACAGGGAGTTGCCCCAAGAGTATCAGGACAGCATCCGCTACCTCAACAAGGTTGTCCTGATGTGTGAAGGGGAGTTTGTATTCCATGTCCAGGATTTTGCATCCACAATTGGCAATGGCGGCAATCAGGCCCAGATCCCAGCAAACATCACTGCGGGCCAGGCCTATCCGTGCCACTCAGACCAGTTCTCCTACCGTGTGGTGGTTCAGCCTGTGTACACCACTGAGATCAAGGAGAATTAG
- the LOC115158001 gene encoding galectin-3-binding protein A isoform X1 → MDFQILITWSLARNMSGEYCLISCVLLLMVSLSVGVQDGDMRLVGGELAVEGRVEIYYNGQWGTVCDDNWDIAEAQVVCRYLNYPGALTAVVGGIYGQGSGPIWMDDLNCEGTEKDLSHCLFKGWGVTDCQHAEDAGVVCERESSRNNSRVYTLDHNTGLGNRMGALFDSGRDCDFDIMVRVSNSTVETICVHKLIVTLDPNASILNATQEENLSNLNLDVSLNCRPHVTDFLRYLYTWQINVTMSSAQCIHKMASNWGLKQLQEAAGRLFTWLLPDDASFQTQTSLYEYSVHTGDPVLQETCLRYLAWNCESLIRSPAWTGLALGTVKTLLARSDVVVPDEAFLLKGLEDWVLEQGNSSTHEDQVAILDHIRFPMIAAEDLFNLKAKSELYMDQQERYNAGMLQGFQFNALPFQTLAGGLLLKKVEYTPRIYTGKPWSFTFSSKDVTTFRYIGHYSHSGQNLNSLSANFDSPVHNSAFFSLFKKLNWNTRVFIHNHECSNSGVHCPSLPMVSLTAQNNRELPQEYQDSIRYLNKVVLMCEGEFVFHVQDFASTIGNGGNQAQIPANITAGQAYPCHSDQFSYRVVVQPVYTTEIKEN, encoded by the exons ATGGATTTCCAG ATACTTATCACCTGGAGCCTGGCTAGAAACATGTCAGGGGAGTATTGCCTAATTTCCTGTGTCCTTCTGCTCATGGTCAGCTTGTCTGTGG GGGTACAGGATGGGGACATGAGGCTGGTGGGGGGTGAGCTGGCCGTGGAGGGCCGTGTGGAGATCTACTATAATGGACAGTGGGGGACCGTGTGTGATGACAACTGGGACATTGCTGAGGCACAGGTGGTGTGTCGCTATCTCAACTACCCTGGTGCTCTCACTGCTGTGGTAGGTGGGATATACGGACAAG GATCTGGTCCTATCTGGATGGATGATCTAAACTGTGAGGGGACAGAGAAAGACTTGTCCCACTGTCTCTTCAAAGGCTGGGGGGTTACTGACTGTCAACATGCTGAGGATGCCGGTGTGGTCTGTGAAAGAG AATCGTCTCGGAATAACAGTCGCGTCTACACCCTGGACCACAACACAGGCCTCGGTAACCGCATGGGGGCGCTGTTTGACAGTGGACGCGACTGCGACTTTGACATCATGGTGCGGGTTTCAAACAGCACTGTGGAAACCATCTGTGTTCACAAGCTGATTGTCACTCTGGACCCAAATGCCTCCATCTTAAACGCCACACAAGAGGAGAACCTCAGTAACCTCAACCTAGACGTCAGCCTCAACTGCCGGCCACATGTCACCGACTTCCTGAG GTATCTGTACACGTGGCAGATTAACGTGACCATGTCCTCTGCCCAGTGCATCCACAAGATGGCGTCCAACTGGGGTCTGAAGCAGCTTCAGGAGGCGGCAGGGAGGCTCTTCACCTGGCTGCTCCCCGATGATGCCTCCTTCCAGACCCAGACCTCTCTGTACGAGTACTCAGTCCACACAGGCGACCCAGTTCTGCAGGAAACCTGTCTGCGCTACCTTGCCTGGAACTGTGAGTCACTGATCCGTTCCCCAGCCTGGACTGGTCTTGCCCTGGGCACAGTAAAGACCCTTCTAGCCCGTTCAGACGTGGTAGTGCCAGATGAGGCCTTCCTCCTAAAGGGTTTGGAGGACTGGGTGTTGGAACAGGGTAACTCGTCCACCCACGAAGACCAGGTCGCCATTTTGGACCACATCCGTTTTCCCATGATCGCTGCTGAAGATTTGTTCAACCTCAAAGCCAAGTCTGAACTGTACATGGACCAACAAGAGCGTTATAATGCCGGCATGTTGCAGGGCTTTCAGTTCAATGCACTACCCTTCCAGACGCTAGCTGGGGGCCTCCTCCTTAAAAAGGTGGAATACACACCCAGGATCTACACTGGCAAGCCATGGAGCTTCACTTTCAGCTCAAAGGATGTCACCACGTTCCGATACATCGGACACTATTCCCACTCAGGCCAGAACCTCAACAGCCTCAGTGCCAACTTTGACAGCCCTGTGCACAACAGTGCCTTTTTTTCCCTATTCAAAAAGCTAAACTGGAACACCAGGGTCTTTATCCACAACCATGAATGCTCAAACAGCGGTGTCCACTGTCCGTCGCTGCCGATGGTCTCGCTAACTGCCCAGAATAACAGGGAGTTGCCCCAAGAGTATCAGGACAGCATCCGCTACCTCAACAAGGTTGTCCTGATGTGTGAAGGGGAGTTTGTATTCCATGTCCAGGATTTTGCATCCACAATTGGCAATGGCGGCAATCAGGCCCAGATCCCAGCAAACATCACTGCGGGCCAGGCCTATCCGTGCCACTCAGACCAGTTCTCCTACCGTGTGGTGGTTCAGCCTGTGTACACCACTGAGATCAAGGAGAATTAG